ATGTTTCTAGCACCCAAAACCAGATGGAAGGGAGATTATGCGAAACGTAGCGATCGCTTTTTTCGGATTTTGGCTATTGGTTGGTAGCATTTGGATATTGCCAACCGCATCGGCAATGGCTGAACCCACAGCCACACCAACCGAACAAGTGCAACAAGAAGATATCGAAACCGTAGAAGACTTGGTAGAGCAAGCGTTGACGGCTACCCAAGCTGGCAATTTTGCGGAAGCCGAACGGTATTGGAGCCAATCAATCGACAAACTGCCCAACAATCCGGCTTTGTGGAGCAATCGCGGCAACGCTCGCCTGTCGCAAAATCGGGTTCGAGAAGCGATCGCAGATTACAATCGTGCCATAGAATTGTATCCCCAAGCACCCGATGCCTATCTCAACCGTGGCATTGCTTGGGAAAGATTGCAAAAATGGGAAAAAGCGATCGCGGATTACAATCAAGTTTTAGAAATCACCCCAGACGATCCCATCGCCTACAACAATCGTGGTAATGCCAAAGCCGGTGCTTTGCAGTGGCAAGAAGCTGCCGACGACTACCAAAAGGCGGTGGATTTGGCACCGGAATATGCCTTTGCTAGAGCCAATCATACATTGGCACTTTACGAACTGGGCAAAACCCAACAAGCCATTCGCGAGTTGCGCAATCTCGTGCGCAAATATCCCAAATTTGCCGATATGCGTGCGGCGTTGACAGCAGCTTTGTGGGAACAAGGTAGTCTGGGAGAAGCTGAAAGCCACTGGTATGCAGCAGTTGGTTTGGATGCGCGCTATCGGGATATGGATTGGGTGCGACAAGTGCGCCGCTGGCCGCCCACCATTGCCAATGCATTGGAACGATTTCAAAATATAGAATAAAGGCACCATGCCAAATCCGCTCTACAGCATAAACCCCAAATTGAAAAAAAAAACCGTTTTAGTAGGGTGTGCCTTGCCCACCCGACGATTCTAAATGTGGTTTTGATTGGCGGATTTGGCATCGTTATCGGCAATTAATTTTTCAATGGCATCTGGCGTTAAATCCAATACTTGTTCCAACACCACAGCCGCCCCCGCTTGCTGCAATTTTTCGGTATAGCGGTGGCGGTTTTCGGTATCGGTTTGGGCGTGGGGAGGCAATACACCAACCCCAATCCATTCGCGGGAACTGTCTT
This is a stretch of genomic DNA from Geitlerinema sp. PCC 9228. It encodes these proteins:
- a CDS encoding tetratricopeptide repeat protein, which gives rise to MAEPTATPTEQVQQEDIETVEDLVEQALTATQAGNFAEAERYWSQSIDKLPNNPALWSNRGNARLSQNRVREAIADYNRAIELYPQAPDAYLNRGIAWERLQKWEKAIADYNQVLEITPDDPIAYNNRGNAKAGALQWQEAADDYQKAVDLAPEYAFARANHTLALYELGKTQQAIRELRNLVRKYPKFADMRAALTAALWEQGSLGEAESHWYAAVGLDARYRDMDWVRQVRRWPPTIANALERFQNIE